The following proteins come from a genomic window of Corallococcus sp. NCRR:
- a CDS encoding MFS transporter, whose protein sequence is MSLSQRLTITQPMRVFWITWFGQLISILGSGLTSFGVGAKVFLDTRSTTQFALLSFFALAPMVVLSPIAGTLIDRWDRRRAMLLADLGNGFTTLLIFSMLLASERGLFKLETWHFYLPVSLGACFGAFRWPAFFATVTLIVPKQHLGRANAMAEVASGASQILSPIIAGALIDSVGLKGVLTVDVCSFFIAVTTLLMVRFPRPTASAEGQQGKGSLLAEMKQGWAFISARKGLLSLMAFTGVAVLCMDLVVLLITPLVLAFTDISTLGRIASIAGVGALLGGIGMGVWGGAKNPLYGILGFHAFSGVVLFMAAPSPSVPLVATAAALYLFTMPPVMAGIQSIWQRKIPSDLQGRAAAVKRMIILCVSPLASLIAGPLADDIFEPAMREGGALASSMGRLLGVGPGRGIAVIFIVLGVLTLTNVAAGWLNPRLRNLDKELPDALPDTPPSTPDDTAAPNAPTAGASAS, encoded by the coding sequence ATGAGCCTCTCGCAACGCCTGACCATCACCCAGCCCATGCGGGTCTTCTGGATCACCTGGTTCGGCCAGCTCATCTCGATCCTCGGCTCCGGTCTCACGTCCTTCGGCGTGGGCGCGAAGGTGTTCCTCGACACGCGCTCCACCACGCAGTTCGCGCTGCTGTCCTTCTTCGCGCTGGCGCCCATGGTGGTGCTGTCCCCCATCGCGGGGACGCTCATCGACCGCTGGGACCGCCGCCGCGCCATGCTGCTGGCGGACCTGGGCAACGGCTTCACCACGCTGCTCATCTTCAGCATGTTGCTGGCCAGCGAACGGGGGCTGTTCAAGCTGGAGACCTGGCACTTCTACCTGCCCGTCTCCCTGGGCGCGTGCTTCGGCGCCTTCCGCTGGCCGGCCTTCTTCGCCACGGTGACGCTCATCGTGCCCAAGCAGCACCTGGGCCGCGCCAACGCCATGGCGGAGGTGGCCAGCGGCGCCAGCCAGATCCTCTCCCCCATCATCGCGGGAGCGCTCATCGACAGCGTGGGCCTGAAGGGCGTGCTGACGGTGGACGTCTGCAGCTTCTTCATCGCCGTCACCACCCTGCTGATGGTCCGCTTCCCGCGGCCCACCGCCTCCGCGGAGGGTCAGCAGGGCAAGGGGTCGCTGCTCGCGGAGATGAAGCAGGGCTGGGCCTTTATCAGCGCGCGCAAGGGGCTCTTGTCCCTGATGGCCTTCACCGGCGTGGCCGTGCTGTGCATGGACCTGGTGGTGCTGCTCATCACCCCCCTGGTGCTCGCCTTCACGGACATCTCCACGCTGGGCCGCATCGCGTCCATCGCGGGCGTGGGCGCGCTGCTGGGCGGCATCGGCATGGGCGTGTGGGGCGGCGCCAAGAACCCGCTGTACGGCATCCTCGGCTTCCATGCGTTTTCGGGCGTGGTGCTCTTCATGGCCGCGCCGTCACCCAGCGTGCCGCTGGTCGCCACCGCCGCCGCGCTCTACCTGTTCACCATGCCGCCCGTGATGGCGGGCATCCAGTCCATCTGGCAGCGCAAGATTCCCTCCGACCTCCAGGGCCGCGCCGCCGCCGTGAAGCGGATGATCATCCTCTGCGTGTCACCGCTCGCGAGCCTCATCGCGGGGCCGCTCGCGGATGACATCTTCGAGCCGGCCATGCGTGAGGGGGGCGCGCTCGCCAGCAGCATGGGCCGCCTGCTGGGCGTGGGCCCGGGGCGCGGCATCGCCGTCATCTTCATCGTCCTGGGCGTGCTGACGCTCACGAACGTCGCGGCCGGGTGGCTCAACCCGCGCCTGCGCAACCTGGACAAGGAGCTGCCGGACGCGCTCCCGGACACGCCGCCCTCCACCCCTGACGACACCGCCGCCCCCAACGCCCCCACCGCTGGAGCCTCCGCGTCATGA